The following coding sequences lie in one Paracidovorax avenae genomic window:
- a CDS encoding alpha/beta hydrolase produces the protein MKRWPLFSSIALALAVTAGCATLDAKQREWIFQPSDRAWGGAQSTDDMQDVWIAFDSRATGKAEKLHGLWMPSDRANAPVLLYLHGARWNVSGSAGRIRRMNDMGFSVLAVDYRGFGRSSPALPSEATALEDARAAWDWLATREPRAPRYIFGHSLGGAIAIDLAAMVPDEQGTIVEGTFTNIPEVVATFKWGWLPISGLITQRFESIRKVAHIGSPLLVVHGSDDSLIPPSLGRRLYEAAQGPKRFVLVEGGTHHSTNSVGEAQYREALADLFRIPAGPVPARAPAQRASGASSAA, from the coding sequence ATGAAACGCTGGCCCCTCTTCTCCTCCATCGCGCTCGCCCTCGCAGTGACGGCGGGCTGCGCCACCCTCGATGCGAAACAGCGCGAATGGATCTTCCAGCCCAGCGACCGGGCCTGGGGAGGCGCGCAGTCCACGGACGACATGCAGGACGTGTGGATCGCGTTCGATTCGCGCGCCACGGGCAAGGCGGAGAAGCTGCATGGCCTCTGGATGCCCTCGGACCGCGCCAACGCCCCGGTGCTTCTGTACCTGCACGGCGCGCGCTGGAACGTTTCCGGCTCCGCAGGCCGCATCAGGCGCATGAACGACATGGGCTTCTCGGTGCTGGCGGTGGACTACCGCGGGTTCGGGCGCAGCAGCCCGGCACTGCCCTCCGAGGCGACGGCCCTCGAAGACGCCAGGGCGGCATGGGACTGGCTCGCCACGCGGGAGCCCCGGGCGCCGCGCTACATCTTCGGCCATTCGCTGGGCGGTGCGATCGCCATCGACCTGGCCGCCATGGTGCCGGATGAACAGGGCACCATCGTGGAGGGAACGTTCACCAACATTCCCGAGGTGGTGGCCACGTTCAAGTGGGGGTGGCTCCCCATCTCGGGCCTCATCACGCAGCGTTTCGAGTCGATCCGCAAGGTGGCGCACATCGGCTCGCCGCTGCTCGTGGTGCATGGCAGTGACGACAGCCTGATTCCGCCCTCCCTGGGCAGGCGGCTTTATGAAGCGGCCCAGGGGCCCAAGCGCTTCGTCCTGGTGGAGGGCGGCACCCACCACAGCACCAACAGCGTGGGCGAGGCGCAGTACCGCGAGGCGCTGGCGGACCTGTTCCGGATCCCCGCCGGGCCGGTGCCCGCGCGCGCGCCGGCACAACGGGCCTCGGGAGCCAGTTCCGCGGCCTGA
- the miaA gene encoding tRNA (adenosine(37)-N6)-dimethylallyltransferase MiaA, which yields MSTHPSLPAAGAPAPHLPRGAAAPALPACIALAGPTASGKTAGALALARALAPHRPVEIVSVDSALVYRGMDIGTAKPTAAEQAAVPHHLIDIRDPLQPYSAAEFVADAQRLVRAIQARGALPLLVGGTMLYFKALWDGIDDMPPADAAVRARLEAQAAAEGWPALHAELARVDPQTAARLAPGDSQRIQRALEVWHVSGRPLSSFHTRAAPSGHAADAGHGPMPLFSLEPQERAWLHERIAQRFDAMLDEGFVDEVRRLRARGDLHPDLPSMRCVGYRQAWEALDEEERTGRLPLAELRERGIAATRQLAKRQITWLRAMPWRHAIACDAPGATDRWVAAALDALGVQA from the coding sequence ATGTCCACTCACCCTTCCCTGCCGGCCGCCGGTGCACCGGCACCCCACCTGCCCCGCGGAGCGGCCGCTCCGGCCCTTCCTGCCTGCATCGCGCTGGCAGGCCCCACCGCATCGGGCAAGACGGCCGGGGCGCTGGCGCTGGCCCGCGCGCTCGCGCCGCACCGCCCCGTGGAAATCGTGAGCGTGGATTCGGCACTGGTGTACCGCGGCATGGACATCGGCACGGCCAAGCCGACGGCCGCCGAGCAGGCGGCCGTGCCGCACCACCTGATCGACATCCGCGATCCGCTGCAGCCCTACAGCGCGGCCGAATTCGTGGCCGACGCGCAGCGGCTCGTGCGCGCGATCCAGGCGCGCGGCGCCCTGCCGCTGCTGGTGGGGGGCACGATGCTGTACTTCAAGGCGCTGTGGGACGGTATCGACGACATGCCGCCGGCCGACGCCGCCGTGCGGGCCCGGCTGGAAGCACAGGCCGCGGCCGAAGGCTGGCCGGCCCTGCATGCGGAACTGGCCCGCGTGGACCCGCAGACGGCAGCCCGGCTCGCGCCCGGCGACAGCCAGCGCATCCAGCGGGCGCTGGAAGTCTGGCACGTGTCCGGGCGCCCGCTGTCGAGCTTCCACACCCGCGCTGCCCCGTCCGGGCATGCTGCGGACGCGGGGCACGGGCCCATGCCGCTTTTTTCGCTGGAGCCCCAGGAGCGTGCCTGGCTGCACGAACGCATCGCCCAACGCTTCGACGCCATGCTGGACGAAGGGTTCGTGGACGAAGTGCGGCGCCTGCGCGCGCGCGGCGACCTGCATCCGGACCTGCCATCGATGCGCTGCGTGGGCTACCGCCAGGCCTGGGAGGCGCTGGACGAAGAAGAGCGCACCGGCCGGCTGCCGCTGGCGGAGCTGCGCGAGCGCGGCATCGCCGCCACCCGGCAGCTCGCCAAGCGGCAGATCACCTGGCTGCGCGCGATGCCGTGGCGCCACGCGATCGCCTGCGATGCACCCGGCGCCACGGACCGCTGGGTGGCGGCCGCACTCGATGCACTCGGGGTGCAGGCATGA
- a CDS encoding ABC transporter ATP-binding protein, whose amino-acid sequence MTANRGAASAGMPLLQAAGLTRHYGTGTPVFRDVDLAVQPGEFIAIVGESGVGKSTLLNCLAGLDHWQAGSVRHGAADLGTMDDAERARWRRVHVGFVFQAFHVLPHLDVAQNVALPLMLLGRSDPARVDRMLEAVGLQGLGMRLPLQLSGGQLQRVAIARALVHGPGLLLADEPTGNLDPATAERVMDLLVAQTRDHGAAMVLVTHSRAAAQRADRTLRLTADGIRPEGIAAG is encoded by the coding sequence ATGACGGCTAACCGCGGCGCGGCCTCCGCGGGCATGCCGCTGCTGCAGGCGGCCGGGCTGACGCGCCATTACGGCACCGGAACGCCCGTGTTTCGCGACGTCGATCTGGCCGTGCAGCCCGGGGAATTCATCGCCATCGTCGGCGAATCCGGCGTAGGCAAATCCACGCTGCTCAACTGCCTGGCCGGGCTGGACCATTGGCAGGCCGGCAGCGTGCGCCATGGCGCGGCCGACCTGGGCACGATGGACGATGCGGAGCGCGCCCGGTGGCGGCGCGTGCACGTGGGTTTCGTGTTCCAGGCGTTCCACGTGCTGCCGCACCTGGATGTGGCGCAGAACGTGGCACTGCCGCTGATGCTGCTGGGCCGCAGCGACCCGGCGCGGGTGGACCGCATGCTGGAGGCGGTGGGCCTGCAGGGCCTGGGTATGCGGCTGCCCCTGCAGCTGAGCGGCGGCCAGCTGCAGCGCGTGGCCATCGCGCGCGCGCTGGTGCACGGCCCGGGCCTGCTGCTGGCCGACGAGCCCACCGGCAACCTGGACCCTGCCACCGCGGAACGGGTGATGGACCTGCTCGTCGCGCAGACGCGCGACCACGGGGCCGCGATGGTGCTCGTCACCCATTCGCGGGCCGCGGCGCAGCGCGCCGACCGCACGCTGCGCCTGACGGCGGACGGCATCCGGCCGGAGGGCATCGCGGCCGGCTGA
- a CDS encoding Hsp20/alpha crystallin family protein has translation MNSLVTRGGLLDEFFKDFAPGFYVRPLHGDGLPTPQQIKVDVKENDGGYTVHAEIPGVPKEDIHVSLDGNVVSLRAEVRQHDQQTEGDKVLRSERYYGAVARSFQLPAEIDAQEAKAKYDHGVLTLTLPKKRGTGGQRLAIE, from the coding sequence ATGAATTCACTCGTGACCCGTGGCGGTCTTCTGGACGAATTTTTCAAGGACTTCGCGCCCGGCTTCTACGTGCGCCCGCTGCACGGCGACGGCCTGCCCACGCCGCAGCAGATCAAGGTGGACGTGAAGGAAAACGATGGCGGCTATACCGTGCATGCCGAGATTCCCGGCGTGCCCAAGGAAGACATCCACGTCTCGCTCGACGGCAACGTCGTGAGCCTGCGTGCCGAGGTGCGGCAGCACGACCAGCAGACCGAAGGCGACAAGGTGCTGCGCTCGGAGCGCTATTACGGCGCGGTGGCCCGCTCGTTCCAGCTGCCGGCCGAGATCGACGCGCAGGAGGCCAAGGCGAAATACGACCACGGCGTGCTCACGCTGACGCTGCCCAAGAAGCGCGGCACGGGCGGGCAGCGGCTCGCGATCGAATAG
- the mutL gene encoding DNA mismatch repair endonuclease MutL, with protein sequence MTPEPAPPRRPIRDLPDELISQIAAGEVVERPASAVRELVDNALDAGARQVTVRLLAGGVRLIAVEDDGGGIPPEELPVALRRHATSKITNLHDLESVATMGFRGEALAAIASVSEMALLSRTEEQPTAFLLDARSGELRPAARSRGTTVEVKELFFSTPARRKFLKTDATELAHCIEAVRRHALARPDVGFAIWHDGKLVEQWRATLAAPAASVDGAVDDAALEDALARRLSDVLGEDFLAESIAVRHRSGPVTVTGRAGLPDAARSRADQQFCYVNGRFVRDKVLTHAARSAYEDVLHGQKQPVYALYVAIDPMRVDVNVHPTKIEVRFRDSREVHQAVRHAVENALAAPRAQALAVAAQGTAEAGGPSTDSPAAAAARMPQPALPRQAAMHFDARPGHRVTDLEALWGRKDTTPSARPDGAAAAFSQPSGPHAPLHSPSVPGATATVQEAPAAYVMVPGALPATDTPAVPQGGAPDGAGSFVAAPDASAQAEAPAGAGPEVWPLGRAVAQIHGVYILAENAQGMVIVDMHAAHERIVYERLKAQVDASERIASQPLLIPATFAATPEEVATAEAHADTLDMLGLEVSPFSPRTLAVRAVPTSLAQGDAVELARSVLAELAAHDATTVVQRARNEILGTMACHGAVRAHRRLTLDEMNALLRQMEVTERSDQCNHGRPTWRQLSMRELDALFLRGR encoded by the coding sequence ATGACCCCAGAGCCAGCCCCCCCGCGCCGCCCGATCCGCGATCTTCCGGACGAACTGATCAGCCAGATCGCCGCCGGCGAGGTGGTGGAGCGGCCCGCGTCGGCCGTGCGTGAACTCGTGGACAACGCGCTGGATGCCGGCGCCCGGCAGGTCACCGTACGGCTGCTGGCGGGCGGCGTCCGCCTGATCGCGGTGGAGGACGACGGCGGCGGCATCCCGCCCGAGGAATTGCCGGTGGCACTGCGCCGCCATGCGACCAGCAAGATCACCAACCTGCACGATCTGGAGTCGGTGGCGACCATGGGCTTCCGGGGCGAGGCGCTGGCCGCCATTGCATCGGTGTCGGAGATGGCACTGCTGTCGCGGACCGAGGAGCAGCCCACGGCCTTCCTGCTCGATGCGCGCAGCGGCGAGTTGCGCCCCGCGGCACGCAGCCGCGGCACCACCGTGGAGGTGAAGGAACTGTTCTTCTCCACACCCGCGCGGCGCAAGTTCCTCAAGACCGATGCGACGGAGCTGGCGCACTGCATCGAGGCCGTGCGCCGCCATGCGCTGGCCCGGCCGGATGTCGGCTTCGCGATCTGGCACGACGGCAAGCTGGTCGAACAATGGCGCGCAACGCTGGCCGCCCCTGCGGCCTCGGTGGATGGCGCTGTGGACGATGCCGCGCTGGAAGATGCACTGGCGCGCCGGCTGTCCGACGTGCTGGGCGAGGACTTCCTGGCCGAGTCCATCGCCGTGCGACACCGCTCCGGGCCGGTGACCGTCACCGGGAGGGCCGGGCTGCCGGACGCCGCACGCTCGCGTGCCGACCAGCAGTTCTGCTACGTCAACGGCCGGTTCGTGCGCGACAAGGTGCTCACGCATGCGGCGCGCAGTGCCTACGAGGACGTGCTGCACGGGCAGAAGCAGCCGGTGTATGCGCTCTATGTGGCGATCGATCCGATGCGGGTGGACGTGAACGTGCACCCCACCAAGATCGAGGTGCGCTTCCGCGACAGCCGCGAAGTCCACCAGGCCGTGCGGCATGCGGTGGAAAACGCCCTGGCGGCCCCGCGAGCGCAGGCGCTGGCGGTTGCCGCGCAAGGCACTGCCGAAGCAGGCGGGCCCTCCACGGATTCGCCCGCGGCCGCCGCTGCCCGCATGCCGCAGCCCGCCCTGCCCCGGCAGGCTGCGATGCATTTCGATGCCCGCCCAGGGCACCGGGTCACCGACCTGGAAGCACTCTGGGGCCGCAAGGACACCACGCCTTCCGCACGGCCGGATGGCGCCGCGGCAGCCTTCTCGCAGCCGTCCGGGCCGCATGCACCGCTTCACTCCCCCTCGGTGCCAGGGGCAACCGCCACGGTGCAGGAGGCTCCCGCCGCCTATGTCATGGTGCCCGGTGCCCTCCCGGCCACGGACACGCCCGCAGTCCCGCAGGGAGGGGCCCCGGACGGCGCAGGCAGCTTCGTGGCAGCGCCCGACGCTTCTGCGCAGGCCGAGGCTCCCGCCGGTGCCGGGCCGGAAGTCTGGCCGCTGGGGCGCGCGGTGGCCCAGATCCACGGCGTGTACATCCTGGCCGAGAACGCCCAGGGCATGGTGATCGTGGACATGCATGCGGCGCACGAGCGCATCGTGTACGAGCGCCTCAAGGCCCAGGTGGACGCCAGCGAGCGCATCGCGAGCCAGCCGCTGCTGATTCCGGCGACGTTCGCCGCCACGCCCGAGGAAGTGGCCACGGCGGAAGCCCATGCCGACACGCTCGACATGCTCGGCCTCGAAGTCTCGCCTTTCTCGCCCCGCACGCTGGCAGTGCGCGCCGTGCCCACGTCGCTCGCCCAGGGCGATGCGGTGGAATTGGCACGCAGCGTGCTCGCGGAACTGGCGGCGCACGATGCCACCACCGTGGTGCAGCGGGCCCGCAACGAGATCCTCGGCACCATGGCCTGCCATGGCGCCGTGCGCGCGCACCGGCGGCTCACGCTCGATGAAATGAACGCGCTGCTGCGCCAGATGGAAGTGACGGAACGCTCCGACCAGTGCAACCATGGCCGGCCCACATGGCGGCAGCTGTCGATGCGCGAGCTGGACGCGCTGTTCCTGCGCGGGCGCTGA
- a CDS encoding FtsX-like permease family protein, whose amino-acid sequence MLALLRTFSWQELRRHPWRTAVAMVSVMLGVALAFAVHVIHASALSEFSQAVRAAGGQPDLQLRAAQGDLPEALYGPVATHALVARAGPVLEVSVQASTPGRSPVALRVVAADALLLGAMAPELAPRPFPDADRLAILSPDTLFLNAAAMQALGLQADRGSPVTLRRGLAGHAARVAGTVAAAGPPLAVMDIGAAQDFFGRAGRLSRIDVQLQPGRRVEDFQAALPQMLQAAGLEAADAAGIAIVRPQDTARRTDDLSRAYRVNLTVLALVALFTGGYLVFSVLALSVARRSPQFALLGVLGATPRMRRALVLAESAALGAAGSVAGIALGTGLAALALRAMGGDLGGGYFEGVRPSLQWNAGAALLYAALGTAAALAGGWWPARSAERLAPAVALKGAGTASDMQPRLALPALCAAAGCALAFAPPVAGLPLGAYASVALLLVGGIGLLPVLVHGLLSLLAPWAGRRPLSMLAVERARRMHGMAAVAVGGVVASLALSVALTVMVASFRGSVLQWLDTALPAPLYLRATGAGGGGGDAPFPPGWDDTVARLPGVERAEALRIGSLLLDPSRPAVALLARSFGRGAAQTLPLRDAPLPVPPGRIAVYVSEALADLYGVKPGTHWPALSRAMALRARGAGQPAAEFFVAGIWRDYVRQFGAVAMERRDYIRLTGDAGIDDLAIWPVAGVDEAALRSAITDRLPQALRAGGEPAIEFSTAQAIRERSLALFDRSFAVTYWLQAVAIGIGLFGIAASFSAQVLARRKELGLLSHLGLTRPQILGVVAGEGAAWTAVGAVAGLALGCAVSAVLVHVVNPQSFHWTMEMHIPAARLALLSCAVVATGTVAAWLACYSSASRHAELALREDW is encoded by the coding sequence ATGCTCGCCTTGCTCCGCACCTTTTCCTGGCAGGAACTGCGCCGCCATCCCTGGCGCACCGCGGTGGCCATGGTCTCCGTCATGCTGGGCGTCGCACTGGCCTTCGCGGTGCATGTGATCCATGCCTCCGCGCTCTCGGAATTCAGCCAGGCCGTGCGCGCGGCCGGCGGCCAGCCCGACCTGCAACTGCGCGCGGCGCAGGGCGACCTGCCGGAGGCGCTGTACGGCCCCGTGGCCACCCATGCCCTGGTGGCACGGGCGGGCCCCGTGCTGGAGGTGTCCGTGCAGGCCTCCACTCCCGGACGCAGCCCGGTGGCGCTGCGCGTGGTGGCCGCGGATGCCCTCCTGCTCGGCGCCATGGCGCCGGAGCTCGCCCCGCGGCCCTTCCCGGACGCGGACCGGCTCGCCATCCTGTCACCGGACACGCTGTTCCTCAATGCAGCCGCGATGCAGGCCCTGGGCCTGCAGGCCGACCGCGGCAGCCCGGTCACCTTGCGCCGGGGCCTGGCCGGGCACGCTGCCCGGGTGGCCGGCACGGTGGCGGCCGCCGGGCCGCCGCTGGCGGTGATGGACATCGGCGCGGCGCAGGATTTCTTCGGCCGTGCGGGCCGCCTGAGCCGCATCGACGTGCAGTTGCAGCCCGGGCGGCGCGTGGAGGATTTCCAGGCAGCGCTGCCGCAGATGCTGCAGGCCGCGGGCCTGGAGGCGGCCGACGCAGCGGGCATCGCCATCGTGCGGCCGCAGGACACGGCCCGGCGCACGGACGACCTGTCCCGTGCCTACCGGGTGAACCTGACGGTGCTGGCCCTGGTCGCGCTCTTCACCGGAGGCTACCTGGTGTTTTCCGTACTGGCGCTGAGCGTGGCGCGCCGCAGTCCGCAATTCGCGCTGCTGGGGGTGCTCGGCGCCACGCCACGCATGCGGCGGGCCCTGGTGCTGGCCGAGTCCGCGGCCCTGGGAGCCGCCGGCAGCGTGGCCGGCATCGCGCTCGGCACGGGCCTGGCAGCGCTGGCACTGCGCGCCATGGGTGGCGACCTGGGCGGAGGGTACTTCGAGGGCGTGCGCCCCTCGCTGCAGTGGAATGCCGGCGCCGCATTGCTGTACGCGGCGCTGGGGACCGCCGCCGCGCTGGCGGGGGGCTGGTGGCCCGCGCGCTCGGCGGAACGGCTGGCGCCGGCCGTCGCGCTCAAGGGGGCCGGCACGGCCTCCGACATGCAGCCCCGGCTGGCACTGCCCGCGCTGTGCGCCGCAGCAGGATGTGCGCTGGCATTCGCGCCGCCGGTAGCAGGGCTGCCGCTCGGTGCGTATGCGTCGGTCGCGCTGCTGCTGGTGGGCGGCATCGGCCTGCTGCCGGTGCTGGTGCACGGGCTGCTGAGCCTGCTGGCCCCCTGGGCGGGCCGCCGCCCTTTGTCGATGCTCGCCGTGGAGCGTGCGCGGCGGATGCACGGCATGGCGGCCGTGGCGGTCGGCGGCGTGGTGGCCAGCCTGGCCCTGTCCGTGGCATTGACGGTGATGGTGGCCAGCTTCCGCGGCTCGGTGCTGCAATGGCTGGATACCGCGCTGCCCGCGCCGCTGTACCTGCGTGCGACGGGTGCCGGCGGGGGCGGCGGCGACGCGCCCTTTCCGCCGGGGTGGGACGACACCGTGGCGCGGCTGCCCGGTGTGGAGCGGGCCGAGGCGCTGCGCATCGGCAGCCTGCTGCTGGATCCCTCACGTCCCGCCGTGGCGCTGCTGGCCCGGTCCTTCGGGCGCGGCGCGGCGCAGACACTGCCGCTGCGCGATGCACCGCTGCCCGTGCCTCCAGGCCGTATCGCGGTGTACGTGAGCGAAGCACTGGCCGACCTGTACGGGGTGAAGCCGGGCACCCACTGGCCGGCGCTGTCCCGGGCCATGGCCCTGCGCGCGCGGGGCGCCGGACAGCCCGCGGCCGAGTTCTTCGTCGCGGGCATATGGCGCGACTATGTGCGCCAGTTCGGCGCGGTGGCCATGGAGCGCCGCGACTACATCCGGCTCACGGGCGATGCCGGCATCGACGACCTGGCGATATGGCCCGTGGCGGGCGTGGACGAGGCCGCGCTGCGGTCCGCCATCACGGACCGGCTGCCGCAGGCGCTGCGTGCGGGCGGGGAGCCCGCCATCGAGTTCAGCACCGCACAGGCGATCCGGGAACGCTCCCTCGCGCTCTTCGACCGCAGCTTCGCCGTGACCTACTGGCTGCAGGCCGTGGCCATCGGCATCGGGCTGTTCGGCATCGCCGCGAGCTTCTCGGCACAGGTGCTCGCGCGGCGCAAGGAACTGGGCCTGCTGTCGCACCTGGGCCTGACGCGCCCGCAGATCCTCGGGGTGGTGGCGGGCGAAGGCGCGGCCTGGACCGCCGTCGGGGCCGTCGCGGGCCTGGCGCTCGGCTGTGCCGTCTCGGCCGTGCTCGTCCACGTGGTGAACCCGCAAAGCTTCCACTGGACGATGGAGATGCACATTCCCGCGGCGCGCCTTGCGCTGCTCAGCTGCGCCGTGGTCGCCACGGGAACGGTGGCGGCGTGGCTTGCGTGCTACTCGTCTGCATCCCGCCACGCAGAACTCGCCCTGAGGGAGGATTGGTAA
- a CDS encoding glycerophosphodiester phosphodiesterase, with the protein MTTQRIARGPAAAPLFTGRLALAAAACAALSACGGNGGSIHSTLDGSKALVIGHRGAAGYLPDHTLEGYRRGIELGADFIEPDLVATKDGVLIARHEPNITGTTDVSQRPEFASRKTRRMVDGVQEEGWFASDFTLAEIKTLRAIQPLADRDQSFNGRFQIPTLTEVLDLARTEGAKAARTVGVYIETKHPTYHANLNLKLEDRLLDTLARYGYTKAASPVMVQSFEVSNLRYLRTKTQVRLVQLVDGNDVKPDGSIDLTAPYDKPYDFAVAGDRRTFASLLTPEGLREVRTYADGIGPWKPYLIPTRLQDANNDGKPDDLNGDGVIDERDRIVMSPTRVVSDAHAAGLFVHPYTFRSEAKRLASDYKGDPAAEYRQFFRLGVDGVFSDFPDQARAARDN; encoded by the coding sequence ATGACGACGCAACGAATCGCGCGCGGCCCGGCCGCCGCCCCGCTGTTCACCGGCCGGTTGGCCCTGGCAGCCGCCGCATGCGCGGCCCTGTCCGCCTGCGGTGGCAACGGCGGCAGCATCCATTCCACCCTCGACGGCTCCAAGGCCCTGGTGATCGGCCACCGCGGCGCCGCCGGCTACCTGCCCGACCATACGCTCGAAGGCTACCGCCGCGGCATCGAGCTGGGTGCCGACTTCATCGAGCCCGACCTGGTGGCCACCAAGGATGGCGTGCTCATTGCCCGCCACGAGCCCAACATCACCGGCACGACCGATGTATCGCAGCGCCCCGAGTTCGCCAGCCGCAAGACCCGCAGGATGGTGGACGGCGTGCAGGAGGAGGGCTGGTTCGCCTCCGATTTCACGCTGGCCGAGATCAAGACCCTGCGTGCCATCCAGCCCCTGGCCGACCGCGACCAGTCCTTCAATGGCCGCTTCCAGATCCCCACGCTCACCGAGGTGCTGGACCTCGCCCGCACCGAAGGAGCGAAGGCGGCCCGCACCGTGGGCGTCTATATCGAGACCAAGCACCCCACCTACCACGCCAACCTGAACCTGAAGCTCGAGGACCGGCTGCTCGACACGCTCGCACGGTACGGCTACACCAAGGCGGCCTCGCCGGTCATGGTGCAGTCCTTCGAGGTGTCCAACCTCAGGTACCTGCGCACGAAGACCCAGGTGCGCCTCGTGCAGCTCGTGGATGGCAACGACGTGAAACCCGACGGCAGCATCGATCTGACCGCGCCCTACGACAAGCCCTACGATTTCGCGGTGGCCGGCGACCGCCGCACCTTCGCCAGCCTGCTCACGCCCGAGGGGCTGCGCGAGGTCAGGACCTATGCGGACGGCATCGGCCCCTGGAAGCCCTACCTGATCCCGACGCGGCTGCAGGACGCCAACAATGACGGCAAGCCGGACGACCTCAACGGCGATGGCGTCATCGACGAGCGCGACCGCATCGTGATGTCGCCCACCCGCGTGGTGTCCGATGCCCATGCGGCCGGCCTGTTCGTGCATCCCTACACGTTCCGCAGCGAGGCCAAGCGGCTCGCCTCCGATTACAAGGGCGATCCTGCGGCCGAATACCGCCAGTTCTTCCGTCTCGGCGTGGACGGCGTGTTCTCGGACTTTCCCGACCAGGCCAGGGCTGCGCGCGACAACTGA
- a CDS encoding SDR family oxidoreductase produces the protein MIAITGASGQLGRLVIDTLLRTVSARDIVALVRTPAKVQDLAERGVVVRQADYAAPAGWDAALRGVRRLLLVSSSEVGQRTAQHRTVIDAARRAGMELLAYTSVLHAETSALELAREHRDTEALLRESGVPHVLLRNGWYTENYLAGVGAALQHGVLLGSAGDGRIASAARADYAEAAAAVLQAPDQAGKVHELAGDSAYTLAELAAKISRASGRSIPYRDLSEAEYARILEGAGLPAPFAAILAQSDAAAAQGALFDGSGQLARLIGRPTTPWQGQAAEAVRAAMPG, from the coding sequence ATGATCGCCATCACCGGAGCCTCCGGCCAGCTCGGCCGCCTCGTCATCGACACCCTGCTGCGCACGGTTTCCGCCCGGGACATCGTGGCGCTGGTGCGCACCCCCGCCAAGGTGCAGGACCTCGCCGAACGCGGAGTCGTGGTGCGGCAGGCCGACTATGCCGCGCCCGCCGGCTGGGATGCGGCCCTGCGGGGCGTGCGCCGGCTGCTGCTGGTCTCCAGCAGCGAAGTGGGGCAACGGACGGCGCAGCACCGCACCGTCATCGATGCCGCGCGGCGCGCGGGCATGGAACTGCTGGCCTACACCAGCGTGCTGCACGCGGAGACCTCGGCCCTGGAACTGGCGCGCGAGCACCGGGACACCGAGGCGCTGCTGCGGGAATCCGGCGTGCCCCACGTGCTGCTGCGCAATGGCTGGTACACCGAGAACTACCTGGCCGGGGTGGGCGCCGCGCTGCAGCACGGAGTGCTGCTGGGCAGCGCGGGCGACGGCCGCATCGCGTCGGCAGCCCGGGCGGACTATGCCGAAGCGGCCGCCGCGGTGCTGCAGGCGCCGGACCAGGCCGGCAAGGTGCATGAACTGGCGGGCGACAGCGCCTATACGCTGGCGGAACTGGCGGCGAAAATCTCGCGCGCGTCGGGCCGGTCCATCCCCTACCGCGATCTTTCCGAAGCGGAATACGCCAGGATCCTGGAAGGTGCCGGCCTGCCCGCGCCGTTCGCAGCCATCCTGGCCCAGTCCGATGCCGCGGCGGCACAGGGAGCGCTTTTCGACGGCAGCGGCCAGCTGGCACGGCTCATCGGCCGGCCGACCACGCCCTGGCAAGGCCAGGCCGCCGAGGCCGTCCGCGCCGCCATGCCGGGCTGA
- a CDS encoding winged helix-turn-helix transcriptional regulator — translation MAELMRRGDVLSPDCPAREILQHVTSRWGVLVLVALDDRTLRFSELRRKVGGVSERMLAQTLQVLERDGFVERKAYPVVPPHVEYRLTPLGREVGRHVQALADWIGGHLPEIMAARGAAAAAVG, via the coding sequence ATGGCCGAACTGATGCGCCGGGGCGACGTGCTGTCGCCGGACTGCCCCGCGCGCGAGATCCTGCAGCACGTCACGAGCCGCTGGGGGGTGCTGGTGCTGGTGGCGCTCGACGACCGCACGCTGCGGTTCAGCGAGCTGCGGCGCAAGGTGGGCGGCGTGAGCGAGCGCATGCTGGCGCAGACGCTGCAGGTGCTGGAGCGGGACGGCTTCGTGGAGCGCAAGGCCTATCCTGTCGTGCCGCCGCACGTCGAGTACCGCCTGACGCCTCTGGGGCGAGAGGTCGGCCGGCACGTGCAGGCCCTGGCCGACTGGATCGGCGGCCACCTGCCGGAGATCATGGCGGCACGGGGCGCCGCCGCGGCCGCAGTGGGCTGA